AGTTCGGCGGGATCGACGTGCTGCGGGTCGACGAGGTGGAACGCCCCGCGCCTGCGGACGGGCAGGTCCTCGTACGCGTGAAGGCGGCAGGCATCAACCCCAGTGAGGCGGTCATCCGCACAGGGGCCTTGGCAGAAATGTTCCCGTCGACGTTCCCCTCCGGGCAGGGCAGCGACCTCGCCGGAGTCATCGAGGAGGTGGGCGCCGGGGGCGGCGGATTCAGGCCCGGTGACGAGGTGATCGGGTTCAGCAACAAGCGGGCGTCCCAGGCCGAGCTGGTCCTGGTCGAGGAGGGCGACCTCACGCTCAAGCCGGAGAAGGTCTCCTGGGAGGTGGCCGGCGGCCTGTACGTCATCGGCGTGACCGCGTGGGGGGCGGTACAGGCCGTGCAGCCCAAGGAGGGCGAGACCGTCGTCGTCTCCGGCGCCGCCGGCGGCGTCGGCTCACTCGCCGTCCAGCTCGCGCGCCGTACCGGGGCCACGGTCGTCGGCCTGGCGAGCGAGAGCAACCACGAGTGGCTGAAGAGCCACGGTGTGATCCCGGTCGCGTACGGTGACGGCGTCGCGGACCGGATCAGGGCCGTCGCGCCCCGTGGCGTGGCCGCCTTCATCGACACCTACGGCCACGGGTACGTCGAGCTGGCCCTCGCCCTCGGCGTCGCGACGGATCGGATCGACACCATCGCCGATTTCGCGGCCGCCGC
The DNA window shown above is from Streptomyces vietnamensis and carries:
- a CDS encoding NADP-dependent oxidoreductase codes for the protein MPKAVRYNEFGGIDVLRVDEVERPAPADGQVLVRVKAAGINPSEAVIRTGALAEMFPSTFPSGQGSDLAGVIEEVGAGGGGFRPGDEVIGFSNKRASQAELVLVEEGDLTLKPEKVSWEVAGGLYVIGVTAWGAVQAVQPKEGETVVVSGAAGGVGSLAVQLARRTGATVVGLASESNHEWLKSHGVIPVAYGDGVADRIRAVAPRGVAAFIDTYGHGYVELALALGVATDRIDTIADFAAAAKYGVKTDGGTAAGPGAKVLAELAGLIADGHVEVPIANVYPLEQVRDAYTELERRHTHGKIVLRP